The Salmo salar chromosome ssa06, Ssal_v3.1, whole genome shotgun sequence sequence TCCTAACATGTATGAACTAAATTGAGTGGCTAATTTGTTCAACGCCAATGaatgatcaatcaatcaaaggTTCTTAACATAAGACATTGTTAAAAATATCACTTCCATTTGAAAAATTTGCCAaagtgattaaaaaaaatatactagACATTTATGGAAAGTAGTGAACAAttacacacttcaggagaaagtCGTTATTATTAGGATGCACCCAATCAATCAGAGATTTAGACTAAAGTAATCAAATTATTGGTCTAATGATATTCTATGTACAATACTTCCTGTGGTCACCAGGACAGAGCTATCCCGTCCCCCTCCAACCTGCCGGAGTCCCCTGGTCACAactctcctggtagcgccttacTGCTGGGTCTGAAGAGGGTGTCTGTGAGGCTGGTCGACTGCAGGAAAACACCAGGGCAGAGTGGAACTGTGAGAAAAGGACACGAGGAGGAGGGAGATTTGATTTCATCAAGTAAGAACAATGGGGTGTGTGGATTAGACTACAATCTGCTTAATTGATTTATAAACAGTAAAACGCTCAGTTGCTAGTTAATTGTCGATTGAATTTCGTGAAAGGAGGGTggtatacctaataaactggcccaTGAGTGTATTGATGATAAGAGAGGCAGGTAGTCTTggtttagagcattgggctacaAATTGAAAGCTTGCTGGTTTGGATctctgagctgactaggtggaaAATctgtctgcccttgagcaaggtacatAACccgaattgctcctgtaagtcactctggataagagcgtctgctaaataacatttttttgttttacagGGGACACCCCTAACCGTCGTTCTCTCAGTGGGAGGGGCTTATCATTTGGGGAGCTTCAACCACATCATGTTGCTGACAagacagagaagagtctctccagatcagaacaccccaagaaacaccagcagagacgtATAGGAAAGAAACCTCACCACTGCTGCtctgagtgtgggaagagtttcacaaGCCAGAGTGGCTTCATTATTCACACGGCAGAGAAACCGTACTGCTACTCACAGTGTGGAAAGTGTTTCGCTGCTTCTAACACCTTCAAATCTCATCTGAGAATTCATAAAGGGGAGAGGCCTTACCCCTGCCTTGATTGTGGGAAAAGATTTTCTTATTTGGGAGCCCTAAACATACACctgcgaacacacacaggagagaagccttatagctgtgatcagtgtggaaaGAGCTTCAGTCAATCTGGGACCTTAAATTCACACCAGCGAACAcatactggagagaaaccttatagctgtgatcggTGTGGGAAGAGATTTGCTCAGTCAAGAGAGCTGAATAGACACCAgcgaacgcacacaggagagaagccttatagctgtgatcagtgtgggaagagctttgctcTATCAAAAGCCCTAACTATACACCAGCGTATACACACTGGagtgaagccttatagctgtggtcagtgtgggaaaagcttcaatcAGTCAGGCAACCTGACaacacacaagctaacacacactggagtgaagccttatagctgtgatcagtgtgggatgAGCTTTGCTCGAGCTTCCACCCTGAATAGACACCAgctaacacacactggagagaaaccttatagctgtgatcagtgtgggaagagctttgctcTATCAGATAAACGAACTATACAcctgagaacacacactggagagaagccttattgcTGTTATCAGTGTGGAAAGAGCTTTGCTGTAGCTTCCACCCTGATTAGACACTATCGaaaacacactggagagaagccttatagctgtgatcagtgtgggaaaagCTTTGCTGTAGCTTCCACCCTGAATacacaccagcgaacacacactggggagaagccttatagctgtgatcagtgtgggaaaagCTTTGCTGTAGCTTCCAACCTGATTAGACACCACCGAACACACACTGCAGAGAAACATTAGATAGATATGCAGTACAGGTAAGCCCTGTTGATAGCTGCGAACAAGCTATTTTGGGTGTGTCAAAGATCAGTGGTTGGTTAGCTAGGGGCTTTTAAAAATGTACGTTAGCTAGAAAGCCACTGACTGTAACGTTAGTTGTGTGCAACGCACTTTACCTTCCTTACAGGTAAAAAGAAACCCAGCATAGGACAGCATAGTGACTGACATTTCATTATTGACAAGTCCTTTGTGAGCTAACCAGCTATATAACGTTAACTCGCCGTTCGTGTAGTCAGACTTGCTAACTTTAGCCCAGCACTAGGGCAAGAGTAGTTAGTTAGCATGTCACCACGTAAAAAGTCTGACTACACAAATGTTGAGCTAATGTTaactaacatagctagctagctaaacattagCTAAATATCCCTGCCCTGGTGGGCTAGCTAACATGTCACCACTTGGAAAAGTGTGATTACACAAACAGTGAGCTAACATTAACTAGTTGGCTAACTAGCTCACAAAGGACTTGTGGACTCAATGTTTTTCCAATACAAACTACAAAAACGGTTTTGTTCCAGAGTGCTTCTGTTGTACATGATTAGTCAAATGACCTGTGAAGTCAGTTAGACACGTCAGCAGGGATGGAAATTAAGCTATCCCAACGCTAGTACTTTTCAGATTGGGCTAGCCCGACACAGCAGTGAAATGTTGCCTTTACAAACAACGAATGCCACAGATTTAGGTCCCATATGTTACCCAGGCTAGTAGAAATTGCGGTCTGCAGGCCAGTGACCAAAATCCTTAAGTTCCATTCCTGCATGTCAGTTCCTTTCAGACGATCCCCTTACAACTGTTGGTCAGTCTCAGTGACCTTGTGGCTGAGGGTTTTAACTTTCCTCTTGAGAATTAGAATCAGAAGTACAGTCATATAGCTCATTGCAAGACTTCACCTCTTCAGGCAAATAGTACTCTAGACTGTCCTGATCATCTgctctgaataaaaatataaaacgcaacaatttcaaagattttactgagttacagttcatgtaaagaAATCAGTAatttaaataaatgcattaggccctaatctatggatttcacatgactgagaatacagatatgcgtatgttggtcacatataccttaaaaaaaaaaacctaGGGGAGTGGATGAGAAAAAGTCAGCATCTGGTGTGACcagcatttgcctcatgcagcatgacacatctcctttgcatagagttgatcaggctgttcgTTGTGGctggtggaatgttgtcccactttgGGCTGTGACATTTTGTCAGTCGGTTGTTATTATGCAGACTGCCGGTCTCAGTTATTGACCATTAACATGTgcatgtttagcatctccaggcctccacacatacaagcTGCTAATTCACACCTTTGAAacacctacatttaaaaaaagtctaaaatctatttaatatacaccatcacaaaaaatccattatttattttagtcaggACTAACAAAATATTatcatatgaagaaaatgtatttcagaagaacagaatatgagttggcctgctgtatgttatctggttatgctccatgccatagtttatttaacccttattttaccaggtaagttgactgagaacatattctcatttacagcaacgatctggggaatagttacagggcagaggaggggggatgaatgagccatttggaagctggggatgattaggtgactgaTGATATGAGGTCCAGATTGGGAATtcagccaggacaccggggttaaaacctgttgaggacaggtgTTCCCCTAgccaacatccaatggaacagcagggcgcgaaatacaaaacatcaaaaatctaataatttcaatttctcaaacatacgactattttacaccattttaaaaatacacttctccttaCTTAATGTAAccacgtccgatttcaaaaaggctttacagcgaaagcaaaacattagattatgttaggacagtacatagacaaacaataaccacacagccattttccaagcaaggagatctgtcacaaaaacccaaaatacagctaaaatgaagcactaacctttgacgatcttcatccgatgacactcctaggacatcatgttacacaatacatgtatgttttgttcgataaagttcatatttatatccaaaaacagcattttacattggcgtgtgatgttcagaatttattcccaccaaaacttccggtgaatgagcacatcaatttacaaaaatactcataaacgttgacaatatataataataatttaaagaattatagatacactactccttgatgcaaccgctgtgtcagattttaaaatagctttacggagaaagcacattgttcaatattctgagtacatagctcaaccatcaatgcaagttatacagctacccgccaagttctggcatcaacaaaactctgaattagtgttataaatcattcctttgctgatcttcagcagaatgcactccaaggactcgtacttccacaagaaatgttctttttgttcgaaatactccatatttatgtccaaatacctctgttttgtttgtgcgttcagatcactatccaaaggcataatgcgcaagCGTAATtcgagacacgaaaagtcaaaatgttccattactgttcgtagaaacatgtcaaacgttgtttacaatcaatctttagggtatttttaacatgAAAATGCGAtattattccaaccggacaatagcgtattcattccaggagaaaaagacgGACCGGCGTGCTCGCAAGCTCGCGcatcaccaagccctttgtcctcaggcagtccactcattgactgagctactattctctgcccagtaacaggagaaggatgaaaaaacGTTCTAaaagctgttgacagccaatggaacccttaggaagtgcaacgtgaccccacagacactgtagtttcgatagggattcaaaagaagaactacaattcttaaatccaaccaggaagtgggaaatctttctcaggtttttgcctgccatatgagttctgttatactcagacatcattcaaacagttttagaaacttcagagtgttatctatccaaatctactaataatatgcatattctagtttctgggcccgagtagtaggcagtttaatttgggtacgtttttcatccggccgtgaaaatactgccccctataccttaacaggttttaacacccctactcttacaataagtgccatgggatattTTAGTGACCAgatagtcaggacacccgtttaacgtccagtccgaaagacagcaccctacacagggcaatgtccccaatcactgccctggggcgttgggatatttttttaaaccagaggaaagagtgcctcctaacTGGccttccaacaccacttccagcagcatctggtctcccatccaggaccaatcctgcttagcttcagaagccagccagcagtgggatgcaggctgATATGCTTCCTGCaaaggctgtaggcttgttcatttagctgataAAATATGCTTATAAGGCCCATGTCGTTATTTTATATTAATTTATTTTCATAGTAAGATGAATATAATTGatcttagctgaataaaataggatatttttcccattctgGAGCGAATATGAAGTGACTTTGTTGAatgtaaaagtgatcatttgaaactggTCGTATACACTCGTTtttgagttatttggcaactttagttgtaaaTGATCAACCTTATGTTATGATTTCAAAGACATtctatatgggctgcatgatgcgattATAGCCTATTGATGATTTTGGGAAGTTACAAAAAAAAAGCTTGTGCTCTGTTctttgcctcaggctgcacagctgttctTACATCAAGTGATCagattttcacccatcagactattctcaatttaatctggtctttacTAATGTGTAAAATTTGTTCTGATTTAGAATGGCCCTTTATCAAATgaacaggaacaggggcaggggaaaaaagaCATGTTATCCTTATGCACTTGAATAGCAAATGGTGGCAGCACATTGACCAGGTAGGCAACTTTTGTTGTTGCAGAGCATGTGCTtaatatgagcagctgagaaataaatataaaaacacaTTTCACTCCACGCATCAAcaactgtttgaggagcatgtgCTCTTTGCGCAACAGGTGATGTTccacccaaactctgtatgccatgggctctccaaacctgttcctgcagctacccagtgcttaatttgggaaaccaagtgaaatctgttggGGAACATCAAGAAGGAAGAAGGCGATCAGGAaaggaataaaggagagagaggaggagatggaaacacaTGGGGCTGAGATATTCTGTATAGCTAAAGGGAATGTGTCATCCTATTAATTAAATACAAATATGAATAGAAAAAAGTCCCTACTAGGCTATTTAAAaacaaattcactataattgtaggctaactatAAGCCACCCTGCACactcaatgaaccaacagcatcgcctagggCTGTTCACCTTAAAGGCTGTCCATTTCGTTGTGCTAGGCTTTGAAACAACCTGCTGTTGAATTTCTTTCTTCAAATGTATTTTCACCGTgaagtgagttttaaaagcatgatactgttttgatgataagtgtttgacATCAAATGCAATCAAAAATCACATCATAGTGGCAGGTCtcacaggctctagttttgtcacacctggactactgtttagTAGGGACCTCGGAATATttaaattggctcagaacagggcagcatggctggcccttagaTGTTCACTGAGAGCtaacatgtcaatctctcatggctcaaagtggaggagagattgacttcatcactacttgttttgtaagaagtgttgacatgctgaatgcacagaggtgtctgtttaaactactagcacacagatcTGACACCAATGCATACCCCACTACACATGCCACCAAAGGTCTTTAcgcagtccccaagtccagaacagactatgggaggtgcacagtactagaTAGAGCCTTGGCTACATGGAAatatattccacatcaggtaactgatgcaagcaggaGAATCATATTttaaaaacagatacaaataaaccttatggaacagcagggactgtgaagagacacacacaggcacagacacacatacacattaaacacacactctacacacacgtacacattgattttgcattgtagatatgtgatagtagagaagtggcctgagggaacacacttaatgtgttgtgaaaagtggtatgaaatgtcatgtaatattttaaattgtatataactgccttaatgttgctttaccccaggaagagtagctgctgccttggcaggaactaatggggatccataataaaccccaggaagagtagctgctgccttggcatgaactaatggggatccataataaaccccaggaagagtagctgctgccttggcaggaactaatggggatccataataaataataaataaaccaTAGAAAACCATCTAGCCGTGAGGTAATTTGAAAGACAATAAGGAATTTCTCTAATCTCATATTCAGCCTGTCACCTTCCAGCAAACCACAGCCAGTCAGAGGCTGCAAGCTATTTTAGTTGTTTATATAAATACCTTAGGATTTGTGATTTTTATTGTATTTGCCAATTTTAAAAACAATACAACCACACATGGACAAAATGCATTTACAATCATTGACAATGTGATGCATCTAATTATTTACAGTTTAAATAGATTAATTACATATTGATTATACCAAAAATCGGCTACATTTGTCATTAATTTAACATACTATATATGAGGGAATACAAAGTTATTTTCTAGCAATAAATTATACTCCCTCAACCGCCTCACCCACTTGAAGAAAAGTGTTGATGACtatgtacagtaggtggcggcaccTCTTaaacaccacagaagaagccgaAAAGCATCAACAGGAAGTTCTTTGTTGCCATCCTCTATCGAGTTTTCAAACCAAAATAAAAAATTCTGATGTAAAATGTGTCTCCATGAGACGTTTGTTTGTCACAACTTAAATCCAGTTTTGATATTTAAAAGGACGTTTGATTGCGCTGGTCTAGCTTTTCTTTATCTGAACGCTTTGACAAAGAAAGTAACTCTAGCGTACACATTTActttcatgtttttttattttaagaaagAATCGCTTCCGAGATGGATCGGGTAAGTTTGGTGGACTGTTATGAACAGTGTCCTTACTGTATACAATGTCTAAGTCTAGTTTTCTTGGATCTTCCATATCCATGCGTTCCATTTGAACAGCTAAACAAAATAAACCAGGGTGGTAATTTCAGCAAAGTAGCCTACTAGCCAATCGCACACAGATTGATGATACAAGCAATGGTTAGCAGGTAAAGTCAGAAccatgatgtatataaaccctggattgctgatgctatgtattggccattgagaggctacACCAATGATGCATGCTACATCTCACCTTTGCaacattttaaatattttataGTTCTATTCCATTATGTTGTAGTCGCGCTGAGTATGCATTAGTTGAATCGCAATGCTAAATACAAATTTCCCTACTGTAGTGTCTTAGCTGTTATTACTTATTTATATAATAAAAAATACTCTGAATACAATAAATTGAACTGGAGCTTCACATTTACTGAAACGAGTTAGTACCAGAATAACATAGAACAACACTGCGCATGACCAAGGGTGCTCCATTCTTAAAGGGGACATCAGTAATTAACAGAATATAACATTCCTTCTCTTATACAATCAGAGTTACTTTTACCAAACCACAACTGAAACATTTCCCAGAACTTGTTGTAGTTATTTAGCATCTTTTGATTTGAACTTGAACAGTTGGTTTTTGTTTGTTTCTAAGTCCAGTCTGTCTGGTGGACGGTGCCTTCGTTCTGGGTAGCGCCTTGGATTGTCTGTAGGCTTGTTCCATTATAGCTTCTGCTATAACAGTACCTTCATCAACACGTTCCCTTCTTTCAGCCTGGGGTCTCTTTACTGCCCCACCATCCTCTACAGTTCCCTGTGTGTCACTCTCAGGAGCTCTCTGTGCCCATTCTCTCTCGATTGTTGTGCTGTTTTCCGTGGAATGCGTTTAGTTAATGTGACACCGCCACATTATGTCTGGGCTCACTTGAACCTGGTAAGTTTTGGGTCCCGTTTGTGTATGTACGGTCCCTCTTGTCCAtttccctccccctctgtagTCTCGCACCATCACTTCCTGTCCTGTTTGGAGATGGCGCTCCCGGCCACCGGAGAGCATCTTGGCTTGTTTGTTCAGCACTTCATTATGCCTGTTTGGCTTCATGATGTCCAGCTGTGTGCGGAGAGGCCTCCCGGACATCTGTGCGTCTGGGCTTTCATTTGTCGTGGCATGTGAGGTGTTTCGGTAGGAGGCCAGGAACTTGGCCAGTTTTGTTTGCAAAGTCCCTTCGTCTCGTTTTGCTGCACGGAGTCCTTGCTTTAGGGTTTGCACAAAGCGTTCTGCCAGCCTATTGGTGGCAGGGTGGTACGGAGGTGAGGTTGAGTGTTTGATTCCATTTACTGACATGAATCTTGTAAACTCGTCACTTACAAATGCTTGCACGTTGTCACTTACCAGCTGCAGCGGCAATCCGAAGCGTGCAAACGTTGTTCTGAGACACTCTATCTTCTGAGCTGAGGTGGAGGAGTCAGTGCAAAACACCTCTGGCCATTTGGAATGGGCATCAGCTATAACCAGAAACATGTCCTTTTCAAAGGGACCAGCGTAGTCCACATGAATTCTCTGCCATGGCTCTGTGGGCCATTCCCATGGGTGGACTGGGACAGGAGCAGGCATGTGAAGGGTTTCCAAACATCCGCTACAGTTCTTCGCCATGATCCAGACCGGGCCAACAGAAGTGGCTCCTTGCGAGCAGCTTCATTTTGACAATTCCAACATGACCTTCATGTAGTTGCTGCAAAACCTGATGTTGGCATTTCTGGGGTATCATGACTCTCATTCCCCACATCAAACATCCTTGGTACATTGTAATTTCGTTTCTCCACTGGAAATACGGAGTCAGCTCCTTTCTGCCTGTAGCTGGCCATCCTGACGTGGTGTAGGTGTACACTTTTGACAAGGTCACATATTTCTTTGTCTCCTGTTTGATAACTGTGCTTGTGACCGGTAGTGCCTCGTGCTGAGCGGTATGGAAAATGTCCACTGCATCCACACTCCTTTGTCTTTCTCTTGTACACGGCAGTCTGGAAAATCCATCTGCATTTGTGTGGAGGGACGACGGCTTAAACTCAATGTCATACATATGACTAGCAAGGAGCAAGGCGTATTGCTGTAACCTGGCTGCTGTCATTGCCGGAATGCCTTTCTTTGGACTGAAAATGGAAAGCAACGGCTGGTGATCCGTAACCAGTGTGAAACGCTTGCCATATAGGTATGCGTGGAATTTCTTGACGCCCCACACTAGTGCCAGTGCTTCTTTGTCGATTTGTGAGTAGTTTTTCTCTGCATCATTCAATGTTCGTGACGCAAATGCAACTGGCCTCTCTGACCCATCTTTCAGTGTGTGTGAAAGGACGGCCCCTAAGCCATAAGGGGATGCATCACAAACTAACTTCACTGGCAGTTCAGGGTCATAATGCATCAGGACCTGTTCAGATGTGATGAGCCGTTTTTCCTCATGAAACGCATTTTCACACTGTTCTGTCCACCGCCATGTCCTATTCTTTTCCAGGGGCTGATTTAGAGGCTGGAGTACTGCTGAAAGGTTTGGGAGTAATCTTCTGTAGTAATTGATCAGTCTCGTAAAAGATCTCACTTCTGTGATATTTTGTGGTCGTGGTGCCTGTACCACTGCCCCGATTTTGTCCTGTGTTTTGTGCAATCCATTGTGGTCGATTTCATGTCCACAGAAGACAATCTTGTCTTTGAAGAACTCACACTTCTGTAAGTTTGCCTGTAGACCATACTCTTTCAGTCTTTTCAGGACCTCTCCCAGGTTAGCCAGGTGCTCTTTGTCGGTGCGTCCTGTTATGATCATGTCATCCAGGATACACTGGGTTCCTGGGATTCCTTGCAAAATCTGGTCAATAGTTCGTTGCCAAATGGCTGGGGTTGATGCAATGCCAAAAACCAGGCGGTTATACCTGTATAGAcctttgtgtgtgtttattgtcaGGTACTGTTTGGAGCTCTCTTCAACCGGTAGCTGCAG is a genomic window containing:
- the LOC106606293 gene encoding uncharacterized protein isoform X2, giving the protein MDRDRAIPSPSNLPESPGHNSPGSALLLGLKRVSVRLVDCRKTPGQSGTVRKGHEEEGDLISSSKNNGGTPLTVVLSVGGAYHLGSFNHIMLLTRQRRVSPDQNTPRNTSRDV
- the LOC106606293 gene encoding zinc finger protein OZF isoform X1, with protein sequence MDRDRAIPSPSNLPESPGHNSPGSALLLGLKRVSVRLVDCRKTPGQSGTVRKGHEEEGDLISSRDTPNRRSLSGRGLSFGELQPHHVADKTEKSLSRSEHPKKHQQRRIGKKPHHCCSECGKSFTSQSGFIIHTAEKPYCYSQCGKCFAASNTFKSHLRIHKGERPYPCLDCGKRFSYLGALNIHLRTHTGEKPYSCDQCGKSFSQSGTLNSHQRTHTGEKPYSCDRCGKRFAQSRELNRHQRTHTGEKPYSCDQCGKSFALSKALTIHQRIHTGVKPYSCGQCGKSFNQSGNLTTHKLTHTGVKPYSCDQCGMSFARASTLNRHQLTHTGEKPYSCDQCGKSFALSDKRTIHLRTHTGEKPYCCYQCGKSFAVASTLIRHYRKHTGEKPYSCDQCGKSFAVASTLNTHQRTHTGEKPYSCDQCGKSFAVASNLIRHHRTHTAEKH